In one Polaribacter sp. ALD11 genomic region, the following are encoded:
- a CDS encoding CaiB/BaiF CoA-transferase family protein, translating into MQETKPLQGVTVVDFTRLLPGPLGTHLLSQLGAKVIKIESPKRLDYTRFYDPKIDDNSTIFHTLNHSKEQVIVDYETEEGYQKVLDLIASSDVLIEQFRPGAMTSFKLDFETIKKINPNIVYVSVTGYGQNGGLHTKAGHDINYLATAGLLDLNRDEKGKPVIPGFQIADIAGGSYMLLSACTSGLLAQKTQKKPQYIDLSLLDATIPLNAIAHGMLQGGASYKKAPMLSGMLVNYNVYECLDKKWIALGALELKFWNAFCEMVEKPAWKAKTERELMSGIFPQKELEQLFKSKTRDEWACLSKNYDTCLSPILEIEEVSNNKHLQERAVFKETTIKNKTIKTYNSPFKTFS; encoded by the coding sequence ATGCAAGAAACAAAACCACTACAAGGTGTTACCGTTGTTGATTTTACACGATTACTTCCAGGACCTTTAGGAACACATCTTTTAAGTCAGTTAGGTGCTAAAGTTATTAAAATTGAAAGTCCGAAACGATTAGATTACACTCGATTTTATGATCCTAAAATAGATGATAATTCTACTATTTTTCACACGCTGAATCATTCTAAAGAACAAGTTATTGTAGACTATGAAACAGAAGAAGGGTATCAAAAAGTATTGGATTTAATTGCATCTTCGGATGTTTTAATAGAACAGTTTCGTCCAGGAGCAATGACTAGTTTTAAGTTAGATTTTGAAACGATAAAGAAGATAAATCCCAATATTGTCTATGTCTCAGTAACTGGTTATGGACAAAATGGAGGCTTACATACAAAAGCGGGTCATGATATTAATTATTTAGCAACTGCAGGATTATTAGATTTAAACAGAGATGAAAAAGGGAAACCTGTTATTCCTGGTTTTCAGATTGCAGACATAGCAGGAGGTTCTTATATGTTACTTTCGGCATGTACTTCTGGCTTGTTAGCTCAGAAAACTCAGAAAAAACCTCAGTATATAGATCTTAGTTTATTGGATGCAACAATTCCTTTAAATGCTATTGCACACGGAATGTTACAAGGTGGAGCATCGTATAAAAAAGCACCTATGTTAAGCGGAATGCTTGTAAATTATAATGTGTATGAATGTTTAGATAAAAAGTGGATTGCTCTAGGTGCTCTAGAACTTAAATTTTGGAATGCCTTCTGTGAAATGGTTGAAAAACCAGCATGGAAAGCAAAAACAGAGAGAGAACTTATGAGTGGCATCTTTCCTCAGAAAGAGTTAGAGCAGCTTTTTAAATCTAAAACAAGAGACGAATGGGCTTGTTTAAGTAAAAATTATGATACCTGCTTATCACCAATTTTAGAAATAGAAGAAGTAAGCAACAATAAACACTTACAAGAACGTGCAGTTTTTAAAGAAACTACAATAAAAAACAAAACGATAAAAACGTATAATTCTCCCTTCAAAACCTTCAGTTAA
- a CDS encoding acyl-CoA dehydrogenase family protein, translated as MLQNVLLERKIYASEEHKMMQGMIQDFIKNELAPQMEAWEKEGMVSREIWKRAGELGLLCMDMPEAYGGSGLDFSFSALFIEEMAKKGISGPGFSLHSDIVAPYILKWGTAAQKEQYLPIMATGEIITAIGMTEPNCGSDLQALRTTAVDKGDHYLVNGQKTFITNGYLCDMAIIAVKTNVGTPEEGVSLLIMESKWDGFEKGIPFQKIGMKAQDTCELFFDNVKVPKENLLGKEGQGFVIMMTELARERLSVALASIGGAEGAIEETINYTSTRTAFKQPIAGFQNTQFKLAEVAAQLQIHQAFVDRCTEDLSAHTLSAESASMAKFSATDMHGKVVDECLQLFGGYGYMWEYPIAKMYADNRVARIYAGTNEIMKLVVARGLYKELFAQMKAMRKQKKK; from the coding sequence ATGTTACAAAACGTATTATTAGAACGAAAAATATACGCATCAGAAGAACATAAAATGATGCAAGGAATGATTCAAGATTTTATTAAAAATGAGTTAGCACCTCAAATGGAAGCTTGGGAAAAAGAAGGAATGGTAAGCAGAGAAATCTGGAAAAGAGCTGGAGAACTAGGCTTACTTTGTATGGATATGCCAGAAGCTTATGGAGGTTCTGGATTAGATTTTAGCTTTAGCGCTTTGTTTATTGAAGAAATGGCTAAAAAAGGAATTAGTGGACCTGGTTTTTCATTGCATTCAGACATTGTTGCACCTTATATTTTAAAATGGGGAACAGCTGCTCAAAAAGAGCAATATTTACCAATTATGGCAACTGGAGAAATAATTACAGCTATTGGAATGACAGAACCTAATTGCGGATCCGATTTGCAAGCATTACGTACAACAGCGGTAGATAAAGGAGATCATTATTTGGTAAACGGGCAAAAAACATTTATTACAAATGGCTATTTATGTGATATGGCAATTATTGCTGTAAAAACAAATGTTGGTACGCCAGAAGAAGGTGTTTCATTATTAATCATGGAAAGCAAATGGGACGGTTTCGAAAAAGGTATTCCTTTTCAAAAAATAGGAATGAAAGCCCAAGATACTTGTGAGTTATTTTTTGACAATGTAAAAGTGCCTAAAGAAAATTTATTAGGTAAAGAAGGTCAGGGTTTTGTAATCATGATGACCGAGTTGGCTCGCGAGCGTTTGTCTGTAGCATTAGCATCAATTGGTGGAGCAGAAGGAGCAATTGAAGAAACAATTAATTACACCTCTACAAGAACTGCTTTTAAACAACCTATTGCAGGTTTTCAAAATACCCAGTTTAAGTTGGCCGAAGTTGCAGCACAATTACAAATTCACCAAGCATTTGTAGACCGTTGCACCGAAGATTTATCAGCACATACATTATCCGCAGAAAGCGCTTCTATGGCAAAGTTTTCGGCAACAGATATGCACGGAAAAGTGGTAGATGAATGTTTACAATTATTTGGAGGTTACGGTTATATGTGGGAATATCCTATAGCAAAAATGTATGCCGATAATCGGGTTGCAAGAATTTATGCAGGAACCAATGAAATTATGAAATTAGTGGTTGCTAGAGGTTTGTATAAAGAGTTGTTTGCTCAAATGAAGGCAATGCGTAAGCAAAAAAAGAAATAG
- a CDS encoding 3-hydroxyacyl-CoA dehydrogenase NAD-binding domain-containing protein: protein MEHIKYSIDTDGIAFITWDVADSPVNIMNEATIVEFFSAVDKAITDNAVKGIVINSAKRDFIAGGDLKWFLNYDKSKQDCFEMLMKTHHAMRQLEISPKPVVAAMSGLALGGGLEIALACNYRIMTNHPKNKIGLVECSVGLFPGAGGTQRFLRMLGARKTIEYITQSRKLSATQALKDKLVNQICSPEEDINALAKEWILNNPEVKQPWDDKHFVVPGTPNGIGQVSGITEFYSVSNAMAYKTTHGNMPHIKNVLSAIYHGGSTEIDNALEVEARYFVDTLFSKETKNIIRASFIFIGDAAKGKAKPKGFEPATFKKVGVLGAGMMGAGIAYVSAKAGLDVVLKDVSMEGAQRGKGYAASIEQHKIAKGRTTEEKSAVILDHIIPSDTVSDLKECDLIIEAVFENEQLKNRVTKETEAVINPAVVYASNTSTIPISTLAKASSRSDKFIGLHFFSPVDKMPLVEVIVGKETSDETLAAAIDYVTKIRKVPIVVNDGRGFFTSRVFGKFVNEGIAMLTEGIPPAVIENVAKKIGMPVGPLAISDEVNLKLMLDIMGEDPTLSVFEKELEKTIETIVTTHQRTGKKEGKGFYEYPKGAKKYLWKEWSTIYPVKAAYDEEEVGKRLLFAMVIDSYKCLDSGVLTAPKDADIGSILGLGFPIYTGGVMSYIDYIGAQQFKEYAAGLAEKHGERFQLPESLLERIKEAGTGRVFYKN from the coding sequence ATGGAACATATAAAATATTCAATAGACACAGACGGAATTGCTTTTATTACTTGGGATGTAGCTGATTCTCCTGTAAACATAATGAACGAAGCTACCATTGTAGAGTTCTTTTCTGCAGTAGATAAAGCAATTACAGATAACGCTGTTAAAGGAATTGTTATCAATTCAGCAAAAAGAGATTTTATTGCTGGTGGAGATTTAAAATGGTTTTTAAACTACGATAAATCGAAACAAGATTGCTTTGAGATGCTAATGAAAACGCATCACGCCATGCGGCAATTAGAAATTTCACCAAAACCAGTAGTAGCTGCAATGAGCGGATTAGCTTTAGGTGGTGGTTTAGAAATTGCATTGGCGTGTAATTATAGAATCATGACCAATCACCCAAAAAATAAAATAGGATTGGTAGAATGTTCTGTTGGTTTATTCCCTGGAGCGGGAGGAACGCAACGTTTTTTAAGAATGTTAGGTGCTAGAAAAACCATAGAATACATTACACAATCTAGAAAATTATCTGCAACACAAGCCTTAAAAGACAAATTAGTCAATCAGATTTGTAGCCCAGAAGAAGATATTAATGCTTTGGCAAAAGAATGGATTCTTAACAATCCGGAAGTAAAACAACCTTGGGACGACAAGCATTTTGTAGTTCCTGGAACGCCAAATGGTATCGGACAAGTATCTGGTATTACAGAATTTTACTCAGTTTCTAATGCAATGGCATACAAAACTACGCATGGTAATATGCCACATATTAAAAATGTGTTAAGTGCAATATATCATGGTGGTTCTACAGAAATTGATAATGCGTTAGAAGTAGAAGCGCGTTATTTTGTTGATACGTTATTTAGCAAAGAGACAAAAAATATTATAAGAGCATCTTTCATTTTTATTGGTGATGCAGCAAAAGGAAAGGCAAAACCCAAAGGCTTTGAGCCTGCAACATTCAAAAAAGTGGGTGTTTTAGGAGCAGGAATGATGGGCGCAGGAATTGCGTATGTTTCTGCGAAAGCAGGATTAGATGTGGTTCTAAAAGATGTTTCTATGGAAGGAGCCCAAAGAGGAAAAGGATATGCCGCAAGCATAGAGCAACATAAAATAGCGAAAGGAAGAACTACAGAAGAAAAATCTGCTGTAATTTTAGATCATATTATTCCTTCGGATACTGTTTCCGATTTAAAAGAATGTGATTTAATTATTGAAGCTGTTTTCGAAAATGAACAACTAAAAAATCGCGTTACAAAAGAAACAGAAGCAGTTATAAATCCTGCTGTTGTGTATGCAAGTAATACATCCACAATTCCTATTTCAACCTTAGCAAAAGCATCGTCTAGATCAGATAAATTTATAGGGTTGCATTTCTTTTCTCCGGTGGATAAAATGCCTTTAGTGGAGGTAATTGTAGGTAAAGAAACGTCTGATGAAACTTTAGCTGCAGCGATAGATTATGTAACTAAAATAAGAAAAGTACCAATTGTTGTGAATGATGGACGAGGATTTTTTACTTCGCGTGTCTTCGGAAAATTTGTAAACGAAGGTATTGCTATGTTAACAGAAGGAATTCCGCCAGCAGTTATAGAAAATGTAGCAAAGAAAATAGGAATGCCAGTTGGTCCTTTAGCAATTTCAGATGAAGTAAATCTGAAGTTAATGTTAGATATTATGGGAGAAGATCCTACGTTATCAGTCTTCGAGAAAGAGTTAGAAAAAACAATTGAAACAATTGTAACAACACATCAACGAACAGGAAAAAAAGAAGGCAAAGGATTTTATGAATACCCAAAAGGAGCCAAAAAATACCTTTGGAAAGAATGGAGTACTATTTATCCTGTTAAAGCAGCATATGACGAAGAAGAGGTAGGTAAACGTTTGTTATTCGCAATGGTAATCGATTCGTATAAATGTTTAGATAGTGGCGTTTTAACAGCGCCTAAAGATGCAGATATTGGCTCTATATTAGGCCTCGGTTTTCCAATTTATACAGGAGGCGTAATGTCTTACATAGATTATATAGGCGCGCAACAATTTAAAGAATACGCTGCTGGTTTAGCTGAAAAGCATGGAGAGCGTTTTCAATTGCCAGAATCACTTTTAGAGCGTATTAAAGAAGCAGGAACAGGTCGTGTATTTTATAAAAACTAA
- a CDS encoding acetyl-CoA C-acetyltransferase, with protein sequence MDAYIYDSVRTPRGIGKKTGGLSQVSPVQLVTTLLSAIKERNNLDTSYVEDLVLGCVTQAGEQGGNIAKVAAQVANYGDHLAAVSLNRYCASGLEAVNQAAARVRSGWSDLIIAGGVESMSRVPMGIDGSAWVMEPDAAFGKFVPQGISADLIATKYGYSRNDVDNFALESQKRATAAWSKNAFHKSIIPVKDINGLTHLAKDEYIRSNTTLEGLGKLNPAFEKMGEMLFSQTALDKYVEIERLNHVHHAGNSSGLVDGASLMLIGTKEIGEKLGLTPRAKIKMGSIIGTEPLIMLEGPTPATKKALRKAGMTASDIDVWEVNEAFAVVPLRLMENMKIDHSIINVNGGAIAMGHPLGATGCMILGTALDELEQQDKTTALATLCVGGGMGIATIIERV encoded by the coding sequence ATGGATGCATACATTTATGATTCTGTAAGAACACCAAGAGGAATCGGAAAAAAAACAGGAGGCTTATCTCAAGTAAGTCCAGTACAATTAGTAACAACATTGCTTTCTGCAATAAAAGAGCGTAATAACCTAGATACTTCTTATGTAGAAGATTTGGTTTTGGGTTGTGTAACACAAGCAGGTGAGCAAGGTGGTAATATTGCCAAAGTAGCGGCACAAGTTGCTAATTACGGAGATCATTTAGCCGCAGTTTCTTTAAATAGATATTGTGCTTCTGGCTTAGAAGCTGTAAATCAAGCGGCAGCTCGTGTAAGATCTGGTTGGTCAGATTTAATTATTGCAGGTGGCGTAGAATCGATGTCTAGAGTACCAATGGGTATTGACGGTTCTGCTTGGGTTATGGAACCAGATGCTGCTTTTGGTAAGTTTGTACCACAAGGAATTTCTGCAGATTTAATTGCCACTAAATATGGGTATTCACGAAACGATGTGGATAATTTTGCGCTAGAATCTCAAAAAAGAGCAACAGCAGCTTGGTCTAAAAATGCATTCCATAAATCGATTATTCCGGTTAAAGATATCAACGGATTAACACATTTAGCAAAAGACGAATACATTCGTTCGAACACCACTTTAGAAGGTTTGGGTAAATTAAATCCTGCTTTCGAAAAAATGGGCGAGATGTTATTTAGCCAAACAGCGTTAGATAAATATGTAGAAATAGAACGTTTAAATCATGTACATCACGCAGGTAATTCTTCTGGTTTGGTAGATGGTGCTTCATTAATGCTAATTGGAACTAAAGAAATTGGAGAGAAATTAGGATTAACACCAAGAGCGAAAATTAAAATGGGAAGTATTATCGGTACAGAACCTTTAATTATGCTTGAAGGTCCAACTCCAGCGACTAAAAAAGCATTACGAAAAGCAGGAATGACAGCTTCAGATATTGATGTATGGGAAGTAAACGAGGCTTTTGCAGTAGTGCCTTTACGTTTAATGGAAAACATGAAAATAGACCATTCCATTATAAATGTAAATGGAGGTGCAATTGCAATGGGACATCCTTTAGGTGCAACAGGTTGTATGATTCTAGGAACCGCTTTAGATGAATTAGAACAGCAAGATAAAACTACTGCTTTAGCAACACTTTGCGTTGGTGGGGGAATGGGAATCGCTACAATAATCGAACGTGTATAA
- a CDS encoding transglutaminase family protein, with translation MKPTYLEENSNFDYTSEGIKNLIEKIDDGNSDATPLDFTLKAYYYIRDTWPYNPYRISFIEKDWKASEIYKRTSGHCLDKAILLITVLRAKNIPARLGLSKVKNHIAVEDILEKFGNDVLVPHGYVELFLNNKWVKATPAFNKTLCKKLQVTPLDFDGINDSLFQSYDNSGTRDFMEYLEDYGTFDHVPLPYMLALMKETYPALRENKFELGMVLNLAKL, from the coding sequence ATGAAACCTACTTATTTAGAAGAAAACAGTAATTTTGATTATACCTCTGAAGGCATTAAAAATTTAATTGAAAAAATAGATGATGGTAATTCTGATGCCACTCCTTTAGATTTTACGTTAAAAGCGTATTATTATATTAGAGATACTTGGCCATATAATCCATATCGCATTAGTTTTATTGAAAAAGATTGGAAAGCATCTGAAATTTACAAACGCACCTCAGGTCATTGTTTGGATAAAGCAATACTTTTAATAACTGTTTTACGTGCAAAAAATATACCTGCTCGTTTAGGTTTATCAAAAGTAAAAAATCATATTGCTGTTGAAGATATTTTAGAAAAATTTGGTAACGATGTTTTGGTACCACATGGTTATGTCGAATTATTCTTAAACAATAAATGGGTAAAGGCTACTCCGGCTTTCAATAAAACATTATGTAAAAAACTGCAGGTAACTCCGTTAGATTTTGATGGAATAAACGATTCTTTATTTCAATCTTATGATAATTCTGGTACAAGAGACTTTATGGAATATTTAGAAGATTATGGTACCTTTGACCACGTTCCACTACCTTATATGTTAGCTTTAATGAAGGAAACTTATCCTGCATTAAGAGAAAACAAGTTTGAATTAGGAATGGTATTAAACCTAGCTAAATTATAA
- a CDS encoding TetR/AcrR family transcriptional regulator — translation MKKDRAATEAKIYESFLSLLEEKGPQAVGINAIAKKAGVSKELIYRYFGGLQGLLLQLAKKGDFFKSMLSLQNKDLETVEGVKEFAKAGTKELRENKLTQEILRWQLLENNEATHDLFKFSNQQIDKVFSISNKDSSLNHAFQLMIGGYVYFTLLSKFNKTFITTDLTSPESWENFDKAIEKTIDLFNK, via the coding sequence ATGAAAAAAGACAGAGCTGCTACTGAAGCGAAAATATATGAGAGTTTTTTGAGCCTTTTGGAAGAAAAAGGACCGCAAGCAGTTGGTATTAATGCCATCGCTAAAAAAGCTGGTGTTTCTAAAGAACTAATCTATCGTTATTTTGGAGGCTTACAAGGATTACTACTTCAACTTGCAAAAAAAGGAGATTTTTTTAAATCGATGTTATCTCTTCAAAATAAAGATTTAGAAACAGTTGAAGGTGTTAAAGAGTTTGCAAAAGCGGGAACAAAAGAACTTCGTGAAAATAAACTAACGCAAGAAATTTTACGCTGGCAATTGTTAGAGAACAATGAGGCAACACACGATTTATTTAAATTTAGCAATCAACAAATAGATAAAGTGTTTTCAATTTCTAATAAAGACAGTTCTCTTAACCATGCGTTTCAATTAATGATTGGTGGTTATGTTTATTTTACGCTCTTGTCTAAATTTAATAAAACTTTTATTACTACAGATTTAACTTCTCCGGAATCTTGGGAGAACTTCGATAAAGCCATCGAAAAAACAATTGATTTATTTAATAAATAA
- a CDS encoding TM2 domain-containing protein, giving the protein MNKHVLQSQIKSTGTAYLLFLFLFGTHYAYLGKWGVQFLFWVTLGGLGFWAFIDLFTISGKVERHNAEIYRQIEKIEKREREDDQARQLAMISAVKGN; this is encoded by the coding sequence ATGAATAAACACGTACTACAATCTCAAATTAAATCAACCGGAACCGCTTATTTATTGTTTCTATTTCTTTTTGGTACTCATTATGCTTATCTCGGAAAGTGGGGTGTTCAATTTTTATTTTGGGTTACGTTGGGTGGCCTTGGGTTTTGGGCATTCATAGATCTTTTTACAATTTCAGGAAAAGTTGAAAGACATAATGCGGAAATATATAGACAGATAGAGAAAATTGAGAAGAGAGAAAGAGAAGACGATCAAGCAAGACAATTAGCGATGATTTCTGCTGTGAAAGGAAATTAA